One segment of Sesamum indicum cultivar Zhongzhi No. 13 linkage group LG4, S_indicum_v1.0, whole genome shotgun sequence DNA contains the following:
- the LOC105159735 gene encoding uncharacterized protein LOC105159735 isoform X3 produces MAQEEELQLLGHGLGSGSGPMVSATVGRVMTTLLQAKPKKLQDAISRLQSPPKMAPLTVSLEQSLWFLHKYIGEAAERGDHLDQVLVPIIQHSLKMRVQKQGNQAMIILNWLFQDEILFQYIVRNLAGIISRRDDHYVALGWCILGRSLIEYENVMNNVPTYAVREKYDAILKIFCSCVTHLLSIMCNRSNMQEGFELPTRLAVAAADFILSLTVSLTRKDLASDNMTKKQKSSSVVAKSQPISLLPGGTNDRGNDTSRKTSELPSSLELKLLLWDNLNQLIPLVEKLTAWSRKSRSLHAKGLERVFKWLQEVKQLYGCFQDEAEIQLLKNGSLLLSSCWKHYGMLMHLEDHKFSQQYKELLDQYLSGIQFYADNQSEEPNMSKDSQSDTINFFLNCLLLLLGRLDNQQFGNAIIEFGSQISQVLMAQLRCADEEVIDGAINIFKAVILRTNHASSKRSVADPRQMDALLATLLDLLDERDAAAKAIVKLVAEYCSICSDSKCLYEVLNRIDSKSVAQRRNAVDIVADLIRISSGSVNALSQAAWQDVANHLLKFLGDEDQDIHNQAANSIPMIDPAFVLPELVGLIYSANERAQMSASHALIALLVNHKQKPEILCMLLDCLSKLSQNLDSGAAAHGKEGSTLDADRLLKLLPEWAKHVEDWRVMVGPFIDKMLAEPSNAVIVRFLSHISDYLAEAVDLVFHRLILYMREQKETNEYFYKSRERKESESEAMEYENCLFTRLCPLLVIRLLPLRVFDDLDSPLVYGEFPRNSAVHDGHFSIEGTGCVAALMINRALNKSEFEDVRKLASELCGRIHPKVLVPVLSSQLESAANAKDTLKIRVCLFSLCTSLMIRGNNAYRHPDLFRIRKTIQKVLSWTSSDRDEISKAQHGCIDCLALILCTELQAPESLKGGAISEDSVLAHVINQLTDDEKDVSVESDEDDCTAETTAHLSFRICMANVLISACQKIPDTGKKSFVRKILPRVICSVGVTVYPQIRAACIHVLFAVAYHLKSSIFPYSNDLLTVALKSLREGSHKEKMGGAKLLACLMASEEEVVESISGGLIEARSLLHHLSSTDPSPDVRQMCQQLLLCLTSY; encoded by the exons ATGGCACAAGAAGAAGAGCTCCAACTACTCGGGCACGGTCTGGGCTCGGGTTCGGGTCCAATGGTTTCGGCGACCGTCGGCCGGGTCATGACTACGCTACTCCAAGCGAAGCCCAAGAAACTCCAGGACGCCATTTCTCGGCTCCAATCACCTCCCAAAATGGCACCCCTCACTG TTTCTCTGGAACAGTCTCTGTGGTTTCTGCACAAGTACATAGGCGAAGCTGCGGAAAGAGGCGATCACTTGGATCAAGTTCTCGTTCCCATTATTCAACAT TCATTGAAAATGAGAGTACAGAAACAAGGAAACCAGGCGATGATAATTCTGAACTGGCTGTTTCAAGATGAGATTTTGTTCCAATACATTGTGAGAAATTTGGCGGGCATTATATCCAGAAGGGATGATCACTATGTGGCTCTTGGATGGTGTATTCTGGGACGCAGTCTTATTGAATATGAGAATGTTATGAACAATGTACCAACCTATG CTGTAAGGGAGAAGTATGATGCGATACTGAAGATATTTTGTTCTTGTGTCACCCATCTCTTATCTATAATGTGCAACAGAAG CAATATGCAGGAGGGATTTGAGTTGCCAACTCGCCTTGCAGTAGCTGCTGCTGATTTCATTTTATCTCTTACAGTATCATTGACCAGAAAGGATCTAGCTTCCGATAATATGACtaaaaagcaaaaatcatCTTCTGTTGTTGCCAAAAGTCAGCCTATCAGTTTACTGCCAGGTGGTACTAATGATAGAGGCAATGATACATCAAGGAAAACATCAGAATTGCCGTCCAGCTTGGAATTGAAGTTGCTTCTCTGGGATAATCTGAATCAGCTTATACCTCTTGTGGAGAAACTCACAGCT TGGAGCAGGAAAAGCCGTTCTTTGCATGCTAAAGGACTGGAGAGGGTATTTAAGTGGCTCCAGGAAGTCAAACAGCTTTATGGATGCTTTCAAGATGAGGCAG AAATCCAATTGCTGAAGAATGGTTCtttgcttctttcttcttgttgGAAACATTACGGCATGCTCATGCACTTAGAAGACCACAAATTCTCTCAGCAATATAAAGAACTGCTGGACCAATATTTGTCTGGTATTCAG TTTTATGCAGACAACCAATCTGAAGAACCTAACATGAGCAAAGACAGCCAATCAGATACCATAAACTTTTTCCTGAACTGCCTTTTGCTTTTATTGGGTCGACTAGATAATCAGCAATTTGGAAATGCCATAATAGAATTTGGATCGCAAATTTCTCAAGTTCTCATGGCTCAG CTACGATGTGCTGATGAAGAAGTGATTGATGGAGCTATTAACATATTTAAAGCTGTCATCTTGAGAACGAATCACGCATCATCCAAACGAAGTGTTGCTGACCCTAGACAAATGGATGCTTTACTGGCAACACTGCTAGATCTTTTGGATGAGCGAGATGCAGCAGCAAAAGCTATTGTTAAGCTTGTAGCAGAATATTGCTCGAT ATGCTCAGATAGTAAGTGTCTTTATGAAGTTCTAAACCGCATTGACTCTAAAAGTGTAGCACAGAGGAGGAATGCTGTTGATATTGTAGCTGATCTTATCCGTATATCTTCTGGGTCGGTTAACGCACTTTCACAAGCGGCATG GCAAGATGTTGCAAACCACTTGTTAAAATTTCTTGGAGATGAAGATCAAGACATTCACAATCAGGCAGCAAATTCAATTCCCATGATTG ACCCAGCATTTGTTTTGCCTGAGCTTGTTGGCCTAATTTATTCAGCAAATGAAAGAGCACAGATGTCAGCGAGCCATGCACTCATAGCCTTGCTGGTCAATCATAAACAAAAACCTGAAATTTTATGCATGCTTCTGGACTGTCTCAG CAAACTCTCTCAAAATCTAGATTCAGGTGCTGCCGCTCATGGCAAAGAAG GATCAACATTGGACGCTGATAGGCTCCTGAAGTTGCTTCCAGAGTGGGCAAAACAT GTTGAAGATTGGCGCGTTATGGTTGGTCCCTTCATAGACAAGATGTTAGCTGAACCATCAAATGCTGTTATTGTCAGGTTCCTTAGTCATATAAGTGACTACTTGGCTGAAGCTGTGGATTTAGTCTTCCATCGACTTATATTGTATATGAGAGAACAAAAAGA GACCAAtgagtatttttataaatcgagggaaagaaaagaatcagAGAGTGAGGCTATGGAATATGAGAATTGTCTCTTTACTCGCCTTTGCCCATTGCTTGTGATCAGACTACTTCCTTTGAGAGTTTTTGATGACCTTGATTCTCCTCTAGTATATGGTGAATTTCCGAGAAATTCTGCTGTGCATG ATGGACATTTCAGCATTGAGGGCACTGGTTGCGTAGCTGCCTTGATGATTAACAG gGCGTTGAATAAGTCTGAATTTGAAGATGTCCGGAAGCTTGCTTCAGAGCTCTGTGGGAGAATTCATCCCAAG GTTCTCGTGCCTGTTTTGTCCTCTCAGTTGGAATCTGCTGCTAATGCTAAGGATACATTGAAGATTAGAGTTTGCCTGTTTTCCCTGTGTACTTCTCTTATG ATTAGAGGCAATAATGCTTATAGGCATCCTGATTTGTTCAGAATAAGGAAAACGATACAGAAAGTTCTGTCATGGACATCATCTGACAGAGATGAAA TTTCCAAAGCACAACATGGATGCATAGACTGTCTGGCTTTGATTTTGTGCACAGAACTACAAGCTCCGGAATCCTTGAAAG gtGGAGCTATTTCAGAAGATTCTGTACTTGCGCATGTGATCAATCAGTTGACAGATGACGAGAAGGATGTTTCTGTTGAATCTGATGAAGATGATTGTACGGCTGAGACAACCGCACACCTCTCATTTCGAATCTGCATGGCTAACGTCCTTATAAGTGCCTGTCAGAAGATACCAGACACCGGAAAGAAATCATTTGTCCGGAAAATTCTTCCACGTGTTATCTGTTCTGTTGGG GTGACGGTGTATCCACAGATTAGGGCTGCTTGCATCCACGTTCTCTTTGCAGTAGCATACCATTTGAAGTCGTCAATATTTCCATATTCAAATGACCTTCTAACCGTTGCTCTAAAATCACTTAGAGAAGGATCCCACAAG GAGAAAATGGGGGGTGCCAAATTGCTCGCATGCCTAATGGCAAGTGAAGAAGAGGTGGTAGAAAGCATATCGGGCGGACTAATAGAAGCAAGATCATTGCTCCACCACCTATCCTCAACAGATCCTTCGCCAGATGTTAGGCAAATGTGCCAGCAACTCCTCCTATGTCTGACTTCTTATTAG
- the LOC105159735 gene encoding uncharacterized protein LOC105159735 isoform X1 — MAQEEELQLLGHGLGSGSGPMVSATVGRVMTTLLQAKPKKLQDAISRLQSPPKMAPLTVSLEQSLWFLHKYIGEAAERGDHLDQVLVPIIQHSLKMRVQKQGNQAMIILNWLFQDEILFQYIVRNLAGIISRRDDHYVALGWCILGRSLIEYENVMNNVPTYAVREKYDAILKIFCSCVTHLLSIMCNRSNMQEGFELPTRLAVAAADFILSLTVSLTRKDLASDNMTKKQKSSSVVAKSQPISLLPGGTNDRGNDTSRKTSELPSSLELKLLLWDNLNQLIPLVEKLTAWSRKSRSLHAKGLERVFKWLQEVKQLYGCFQDEAEIQLLKNGSLLLSSCWKHYGMLMHLEDHKFSQQYKELLDQYLSGIQFYADNQSEEPNMSKDSQSDTINFFLNCLLLLLGRLDNQQFGNAIIEFGSQISQVLMAQLRCADEEVIDGAINIFKAVILRTNHASSKRSVADPRQMDALLATLLDLLDERDAAAKAIVKLVAEYCSICSDSKCLYEVLNRIDSKSVAQRRNAVDIVADLIRISSGSVNALSQAAWQDVANHLLKFLGDEDQDIHNQAANSIPMIDPAFVLPELVGLIYSANERAQMSASHALIALLVNHKQKPEILCMLLDCLSKLSQNLDSGAAAHGKEGSTLDADRLLKLLPEWAKHVEDWRVMVGPFIDKMLAEPSNAVIVRFLSHISDYLAEAVDLVFHRLILYMREQKETNEYFYKSRERKESESEAMEYENCLFTRLCPLLVIRLLPLRVFDDLDSPLVYGEFPRNSAVHADGHFSIEGTGCVAALMINRALNKSEFEDVRKLASELCGRIHPKVLVPVLSSQLESAANAKDTLKIRVCLFSLCTSLMIRGNNAYRHPDLFRIRKTIQKVLSWTSSDRDEISKAQHGCIDCLALILCTELQAPESLKGGAISEDSVLAHVINQLTDDEKDVSVESDEDDCTAETTAHLSFRICMANVLISACQKIPDTGKKSFVRKILPRVICSVGVTVYPQIRAACIHVLFAVAYHLKSSIFPYSNDLLTVALKSLREGSHKEKMGGAKLLACLMASEEEVVESISGGLIEARSLLHHLSSTDPSPDVRQMCQQLLLCLTSY, encoded by the exons ATGGCACAAGAAGAAGAGCTCCAACTACTCGGGCACGGTCTGGGCTCGGGTTCGGGTCCAATGGTTTCGGCGACCGTCGGCCGGGTCATGACTACGCTACTCCAAGCGAAGCCCAAGAAACTCCAGGACGCCATTTCTCGGCTCCAATCACCTCCCAAAATGGCACCCCTCACTG TTTCTCTGGAACAGTCTCTGTGGTTTCTGCACAAGTACATAGGCGAAGCTGCGGAAAGAGGCGATCACTTGGATCAAGTTCTCGTTCCCATTATTCAACAT TCATTGAAAATGAGAGTACAGAAACAAGGAAACCAGGCGATGATAATTCTGAACTGGCTGTTTCAAGATGAGATTTTGTTCCAATACATTGTGAGAAATTTGGCGGGCATTATATCCAGAAGGGATGATCACTATGTGGCTCTTGGATGGTGTATTCTGGGACGCAGTCTTATTGAATATGAGAATGTTATGAACAATGTACCAACCTATG CTGTAAGGGAGAAGTATGATGCGATACTGAAGATATTTTGTTCTTGTGTCACCCATCTCTTATCTATAATGTGCAACAGAAG CAATATGCAGGAGGGATTTGAGTTGCCAACTCGCCTTGCAGTAGCTGCTGCTGATTTCATTTTATCTCTTACAGTATCATTGACCAGAAAGGATCTAGCTTCCGATAATATGACtaaaaagcaaaaatcatCTTCTGTTGTTGCCAAAAGTCAGCCTATCAGTTTACTGCCAGGTGGTACTAATGATAGAGGCAATGATACATCAAGGAAAACATCAGAATTGCCGTCCAGCTTGGAATTGAAGTTGCTTCTCTGGGATAATCTGAATCAGCTTATACCTCTTGTGGAGAAACTCACAGCT TGGAGCAGGAAAAGCCGTTCTTTGCATGCTAAAGGACTGGAGAGGGTATTTAAGTGGCTCCAGGAAGTCAAACAGCTTTATGGATGCTTTCAAGATGAGGCAG AAATCCAATTGCTGAAGAATGGTTCtttgcttctttcttcttgttgGAAACATTACGGCATGCTCATGCACTTAGAAGACCACAAATTCTCTCAGCAATATAAAGAACTGCTGGACCAATATTTGTCTGGTATTCAG TTTTATGCAGACAACCAATCTGAAGAACCTAACATGAGCAAAGACAGCCAATCAGATACCATAAACTTTTTCCTGAACTGCCTTTTGCTTTTATTGGGTCGACTAGATAATCAGCAATTTGGAAATGCCATAATAGAATTTGGATCGCAAATTTCTCAAGTTCTCATGGCTCAG CTACGATGTGCTGATGAAGAAGTGATTGATGGAGCTATTAACATATTTAAAGCTGTCATCTTGAGAACGAATCACGCATCATCCAAACGAAGTGTTGCTGACCCTAGACAAATGGATGCTTTACTGGCAACACTGCTAGATCTTTTGGATGAGCGAGATGCAGCAGCAAAAGCTATTGTTAAGCTTGTAGCAGAATATTGCTCGAT ATGCTCAGATAGTAAGTGTCTTTATGAAGTTCTAAACCGCATTGACTCTAAAAGTGTAGCACAGAGGAGGAATGCTGTTGATATTGTAGCTGATCTTATCCGTATATCTTCTGGGTCGGTTAACGCACTTTCACAAGCGGCATG GCAAGATGTTGCAAACCACTTGTTAAAATTTCTTGGAGATGAAGATCAAGACATTCACAATCAGGCAGCAAATTCAATTCCCATGATTG ACCCAGCATTTGTTTTGCCTGAGCTTGTTGGCCTAATTTATTCAGCAAATGAAAGAGCACAGATGTCAGCGAGCCATGCACTCATAGCCTTGCTGGTCAATCATAAACAAAAACCTGAAATTTTATGCATGCTTCTGGACTGTCTCAG CAAACTCTCTCAAAATCTAGATTCAGGTGCTGCCGCTCATGGCAAAGAAG GATCAACATTGGACGCTGATAGGCTCCTGAAGTTGCTTCCAGAGTGGGCAAAACAT GTTGAAGATTGGCGCGTTATGGTTGGTCCCTTCATAGACAAGATGTTAGCTGAACCATCAAATGCTGTTATTGTCAGGTTCCTTAGTCATATAAGTGACTACTTGGCTGAAGCTGTGGATTTAGTCTTCCATCGACTTATATTGTATATGAGAGAACAAAAAGA GACCAAtgagtatttttataaatcgagggaaagaaaagaatcagAGAGTGAGGCTATGGAATATGAGAATTGTCTCTTTACTCGCCTTTGCCCATTGCTTGTGATCAGACTACTTCCTTTGAGAGTTTTTGATGACCTTGATTCTCCTCTAGTATATGGTGAATTTCCGAGAAATTCTGCTGTGCATG CAGATGGACATTTCAGCATTGAGGGCACTGGTTGCGTAGCTGCCTTGATGATTAACAG gGCGTTGAATAAGTCTGAATTTGAAGATGTCCGGAAGCTTGCTTCAGAGCTCTGTGGGAGAATTCATCCCAAG GTTCTCGTGCCTGTTTTGTCCTCTCAGTTGGAATCTGCTGCTAATGCTAAGGATACATTGAAGATTAGAGTTTGCCTGTTTTCCCTGTGTACTTCTCTTATG ATTAGAGGCAATAATGCTTATAGGCATCCTGATTTGTTCAGAATAAGGAAAACGATACAGAAAGTTCTGTCATGGACATCATCTGACAGAGATGAAA TTTCCAAAGCACAACATGGATGCATAGACTGTCTGGCTTTGATTTTGTGCACAGAACTACAAGCTCCGGAATCCTTGAAAG gtGGAGCTATTTCAGAAGATTCTGTACTTGCGCATGTGATCAATCAGTTGACAGATGACGAGAAGGATGTTTCTGTTGAATCTGATGAAGATGATTGTACGGCTGAGACAACCGCACACCTCTCATTTCGAATCTGCATGGCTAACGTCCTTATAAGTGCCTGTCAGAAGATACCAGACACCGGAAAGAAATCATTTGTCCGGAAAATTCTTCCACGTGTTATCTGTTCTGTTGGG GTGACGGTGTATCCACAGATTAGGGCTGCTTGCATCCACGTTCTCTTTGCAGTAGCATACCATTTGAAGTCGTCAATATTTCCATATTCAAATGACCTTCTAACCGTTGCTCTAAAATCACTTAGAGAAGGATCCCACAAG GAGAAAATGGGGGGTGCCAAATTGCTCGCATGCCTAATGGCAAGTGAAGAAGAGGTGGTAGAAAGCATATCGGGCGGACTAATAGAAGCAAGATCATTGCTCCACCACCTATCCTCAACAGATCCTTCGCCAGATGTTAGGCAAATGTGCCAGCAACTCCTCCTATGTCTGACTTCTTATTAG
- the LOC105159735 gene encoding uncharacterized protein LOC105159735 isoform X2 yields the protein MAQEEELQLLGHGLGSGSGPMVSATVGRVMTTLLQAKPKKLQDAISRLQSPPKMAPLTVSLEQSLWFLHKYIGEAAERGDHLDQVLVPIIQHSLKMRVQKQGNQAMIILNWLFQDEILFQYIVRNLAGIISRRDDHYVALGWCILGRSLIEYENVMNNVPTYAVREKYDAILKIFCSCVTHLLSIMCNRSNMQEGFELPTRLAVAAADFILSLTVSLTRKDLASDNMTKKQKSSSVVAKSQPISLLPGGTNDRGNDTSRKTSELPSSLELKLLLWDNLNQLIPLVEKLTAWSRKSRSLHAKGLERVFKWLQEVKQLYGCFQDETEIQLLKNGSLLLSSCWKHYGMLMHLEDHKFSQQYKELLDQYLSGIQFYADNQSEEPNMSKDSQSDTINFFLNCLLLLLGRLDNQQFGNAIIEFGSQISQVLMAQLRCADEEVIDGAINIFKAVILRTNHASSKRSVADPRQMDALLATLLDLLDERDAAAKAIVKLVAEYCSICSDSKCLYEVLNRIDSKSVAQRRNAVDIVADLIRISSGSVNALSQAAWQDVANHLLKFLGDEDQDIHNQAANSIPMIDPAFVLPELVGLIYSANERAQMSASHALIALLVNHKQKPEILCMLLDCLSKLSQNLDSGAAAHGKEGSTLDADRLLKLLPEWAKHVEDWRVMVGPFIDKMLAEPSNAVIVRFLSHISDYLAEAVDLVFHRLILYMREQKETNEYFYKSRERKESESEAMEYENCLFTRLCPLLVIRLLPLRVFDDLDSPLVYGEFPRNSAVHADGHFSIEGTGCVAALMINRALNKSEFEDVRKLASELCGRIHPKVLVPVLSSQLESAANAKDTLKIRVCLFSLCTSLMIRGNNAYRHPDLFRIRKTIQKVLSWTSSDRDEISKAQHGCIDCLALILCTELQAPESLKGGAISEDSVLAHVINQLTDDEKDVSVESDEDDCTAETTAHLSFRICMANVLISACQKIPDTGKKSFVRKILPRVICSVGVTVYPQIRAACIHVLFAVAYHLKSSIFPYSNDLLTVALKSLREGSHKEKMGGAKLLACLMASEEEVVESISGGLIEARSLLHHLSSTDPSPDVRQMCQQLLLCLTSY from the exons ATGGCACAAGAAGAAGAGCTCCAACTACTCGGGCACGGTCTGGGCTCGGGTTCGGGTCCAATGGTTTCGGCGACCGTCGGCCGGGTCATGACTACGCTACTCCAAGCGAAGCCCAAGAAACTCCAGGACGCCATTTCTCGGCTCCAATCACCTCCCAAAATGGCACCCCTCACTG TTTCTCTGGAACAGTCTCTGTGGTTTCTGCACAAGTACATAGGCGAAGCTGCGGAAAGAGGCGATCACTTGGATCAAGTTCTCGTTCCCATTATTCAACAT TCATTGAAAATGAGAGTACAGAAACAAGGAAACCAGGCGATGATAATTCTGAACTGGCTGTTTCAAGATGAGATTTTGTTCCAATACATTGTGAGAAATTTGGCGGGCATTATATCCAGAAGGGATGATCACTATGTGGCTCTTGGATGGTGTATTCTGGGACGCAGTCTTATTGAATATGAGAATGTTATGAACAATGTACCAACCTATG CTGTAAGGGAGAAGTATGATGCGATACTGAAGATATTTTGTTCTTGTGTCACCCATCTCTTATCTATAATGTGCAACAGAAG CAATATGCAGGAGGGATTTGAGTTGCCAACTCGCCTTGCAGTAGCTGCTGCTGATTTCATTTTATCTCTTACAGTATCATTGACCAGAAAGGATCTAGCTTCCGATAATATGACtaaaaagcaaaaatcatCTTCTGTTGTTGCCAAAAGTCAGCCTATCAGTTTACTGCCAGGTGGTACTAATGATAGAGGCAATGATACATCAAGGAAAACATCAGAATTGCCGTCCAGCTTGGAATTGAAGTTGCTTCTCTGGGATAATCTGAATCAGCTTATACCTCTTGTGGAGAAACTCACAGCT TGGAGCAGGAAAAGCCGTTCTTTGCATGCTAAAGGACTGGAGAGGGTATTTAAGTGGCTCCAGGAAGTCAAACAGCTTTATGGATGCTTTCAAGATGAG ACAGAAATCCAATTGCTGAAGAATGGTTCtttgcttctttcttcttgttgGAAACATTACGGCATGCTCATGCACTTAGAAGACCACAAATTCTCTCAGCAATATAAAGAACTGCTGGACCAATATTTGTCTGGTATTCAG TTTTATGCAGACAACCAATCTGAAGAACCTAACATGAGCAAAGACAGCCAATCAGATACCATAAACTTTTTCCTGAACTGCCTTTTGCTTTTATTGGGTCGACTAGATAATCAGCAATTTGGAAATGCCATAATAGAATTTGGATCGCAAATTTCTCAAGTTCTCATGGCTCAG CTACGATGTGCTGATGAAGAAGTGATTGATGGAGCTATTAACATATTTAAAGCTGTCATCTTGAGAACGAATCACGCATCATCCAAACGAAGTGTTGCTGACCCTAGACAAATGGATGCTTTACTGGCAACACTGCTAGATCTTTTGGATGAGCGAGATGCAGCAGCAAAAGCTATTGTTAAGCTTGTAGCAGAATATTGCTCGAT ATGCTCAGATAGTAAGTGTCTTTATGAAGTTCTAAACCGCATTGACTCTAAAAGTGTAGCACAGAGGAGGAATGCTGTTGATATTGTAGCTGATCTTATCCGTATATCTTCTGGGTCGGTTAACGCACTTTCACAAGCGGCATG GCAAGATGTTGCAAACCACTTGTTAAAATTTCTTGGAGATGAAGATCAAGACATTCACAATCAGGCAGCAAATTCAATTCCCATGATTG ACCCAGCATTTGTTTTGCCTGAGCTTGTTGGCCTAATTTATTCAGCAAATGAAAGAGCACAGATGTCAGCGAGCCATGCACTCATAGCCTTGCTGGTCAATCATAAACAAAAACCTGAAATTTTATGCATGCTTCTGGACTGTCTCAG CAAACTCTCTCAAAATCTAGATTCAGGTGCTGCCGCTCATGGCAAAGAAG GATCAACATTGGACGCTGATAGGCTCCTGAAGTTGCTTCCAGAGTGGGCAAAACAT GTTGAAGATTGGCGCGTTATGGTTGGTCCCTTCATAGACAAGATGTTAGCTGAACCATCAAATGCTGTTATTGTCAGGTTCCTTAGTCATATAAGTGACTACTTGGCTGAAGCTGTGGATTTAGTCTTCCATCGACTTATATTGTATATGAGAGAACAAAAAGA GACCAAtgagtatttttataaatcgagggaaagaaaagaatcagAGAGTGAGGCTATGGAATATGAGAATTGTCTCTTTACTCGCCTTTGCCCATTGCTTGTGATCAGACTACTTCCTTTGAGAGTTTTTGATGACCTTGATTCTCCTCTAGTATATGGTGAATTTCCGAGAAATTCTGCTGTGCATG CAGATGGACATTTCAGCATTGAGGGCACTGGTTGCGTAGCTGCCTTGATGATTAACAG gGCGTTGAATAAGTCTGAATTTGAAGATGTCCGGAAGCTTGCTTCAGAGCTCTGTGGGAGAATTCATCCCAAG GTTCTCGTGCCTGTTTTGTCCTCTCAGTTGGAATCTGCTGCTAATGCTAAGGATACATTGAAGATTAGAGTTTGCCTGTTTTCCCTGTGTACTTCTCTTATG ATTAGAGGCAATAATGCTTATAGGCATCCTGATTTGTTCAGAATAAGGAAAACGATACAGAAAGTTCTGTCATGGACATCATCTGACAGAGATGAAA TTTCCAAAGCACAACATGGATGCATAGACTGTCTGGCTTTGATTTTGTGCACAGAACTACAAGCTCCGGAATCCTTGAAAG gtGGAGCTATTTCAGAAGATTCTGTACTTGCGCATGTGATCAATCAGTTGACAGATGACGAGAAGGATGTTTCTGTTGAATCTGATGAAGATGATTGTACGGCTGAGACAACCGCACACCTCTCATTTCGAATCTGCATGGCTAACGTCCTTATAAGTGCCTGTCAGAAGATACCAGACACCGGAAAGAAATCATTTGTCCGGAAAATTCTTCCACGTGTTATCTGTTCTGTTGGG GTGACGGTGTATCCACAGATTAGGGCTGCTTGCATCCACGTTCTCTTTGCAGTAGCATACCATTTGAAGTCGTCAATATTTCCATATTCAAATGACCTTCTAACCGTTGCTCTAAAATCACTTAGAGAAGGATCCCACAAG GAGAAAATGGGGGGTGCCAAATTGCTCGCATGCCTAATGGCAAGTGAAGAAGAGGTGGTAGAAAGCATATCGGGCGGACTAATAGAAGCAAGATCATTGCTCCACCACCTATCCTCAACAGATCCTTCGCCAGATGTTAGGCAAATGTGCCAGCAACTCCTCCTATGTCTGACTTCTTATTAG